The stretch of DNA GTAATTATGACCACATTATATTCTTTCTCTGTTAGTTTCCTGACAAGATCCGGAGTACAGTCCTGGAACACCTCGGCCGAAGTCTCTGCAAGCACGACTAATCCGGCGTCTCCGCCGGCCAGAATCTCATCTATAGAAGCCATTATATTTTAAATAAAAAATCCAGGTTATCCTCTGACACTTTTCCGTCATCACCGGCAACGGCCTTATTCAGTTCGTTGACGTTGCATACGATCTGTCTTATATTTTTTATAAGGACAAGCAGCCTGAGTTTCATAGTTTCAGGATCGGTACCGCTCACGATATCATTCACAAGAGACTCTAGAGACTGTCCAACAAGGGATACCGGCTCTTTGATCCTCCTTGAGGTCTCAAGAATGAATTCCAGGAATTCCTCTTCGGACTTTATAATATCCGTTATATCTATGAACGATACAAATACCAGTTTTTTCTTTACAAGATCGTCCGGCGGAAGAGTCGTAACTGAAACAGACAGATCCATATCCGCCCCGTCTTTCCTTTTTACGCGTACCCGCCCGATATAATAATCCTTTTCGGCAACCGTATCAAGGATCTTCTTTTTCAAATCCTTGTTATCGCTTCCGGCCAGAAAGTTCATTATTGACATGGACGAGAGATCATCACGCGAATACCCGAGCATCCTCAGTGCGGATTCATTTGCATATGTAATTTTGCCGGTTTCGTATTCTATGATTGAAACTCCGTTTATCGAATGCTCTATTGCATATTCCTTTGTTCTAAGCTCAATCTCGGCCTTACGCCTGGAGACAGAAACCCTGACCTGATGAGAAAGTTCTGCATAGTTTGCTGCAGGGTTCTGGCCTTTCTGGACAAACCCGTCCGCACCATTTCTGAAGGCTTCAATAATTATTTCTTCCCGGGCCTTTCCTGAAAAAAGGACAAAAGGAATCAAAGAGTTTCTATCCCTGATAGCACTTAAAAATTCGAGACCATCCATCTCAGGCATCTCGTAATCGGAGATAATTGCATCAAACTCTTCTTCTTCCAAGAGTTTCAGTGCTTCTTTTGCAGAAGTCGACGTCCTGATATCATAATCACCGAATTTTGCCAGATAGATCTCTGCGATGGATAGAATCTC from Methanolacinia petrolearia DSM 11571 encodes:
- a CDS encoding response regulator, encoding MIKILLVDEEPEILSIAEIYLAKFGDYDIRTSTSAKEALKLLEEEEFDAIISDYEMPEMDGLEFLSAIRDRNSLIPFVLFSGKAREEIIIEAFRNGADGFVQKGQNPAANYAELSHQVRVSVSRRKAEIELRTKEYAIEHSINGVSIIEYETGKITYANESALRMLGYSRDDLSSMSIMNFLAGSDNKDLKKKILDTVAEKDYYIGRVRVKRKDGADMDLSVSVTTLPPDDLVKKKLVFVSFIDITDIIKSEEEFLEFILETSRRIKEPVSLVGQSLESLVNDIVSGTDPETMKLRLLVLIKNIRQIVCNVNELNKAVAGDDGKVSEDNLDFLFKI